GCCGACTCGGTGGCTGCGAGCGGCCCCCTCGACATTCTGATCAACAACGCGGCGCAAACCGTGCGCCGCTCGCGCGGGTCATATTCGCCGCTCGTCGAAGCCGAGGACTCTCCCCTGCCCGACGGTCCTCTGCCCGAGATCGTCTCCTTCGGGCATACAAACGACGCGCATCCGCTGGCCCTTGCCGCATCGGTGTCGGGTCACCCCCTACTCGCCGCAGCCGCGGGCACGGGCGCGCTCACTGCCGACGATCTCACCCGACTCGCGCTGGCCCCCGGGTCATCGTCCCTCGAGCGACTTGCTGCGGGAACAGCCATCGACGCCGGCGGGCTCGTGCCCGATCTGCATGAGGTGAACAGCTGGACGGCCAACGTTCAAGACGTGGATCCGCTCGAGATGCTGGAAGTGCAGCTGTGCAACACGACCGCACCATTCTTGCTCGTGAGCCGCCTGCGTGCCTCGCTCGCGGCATCCACTGCCCGGCGCACGTACATCGTGAACGTGTCGGCGATGGAGGGCGTGTTTGGCCGGGGTTACAAGGGTCCCGGGCATCCGCACACAAATATGGCCAAGGCTGCCCTCAACATGCTCACCCGCACAAGCGCCAAGGAGATGCTTGACGATGGCATTCTCATGACGAGCGTGGACACCGGCTGGATCACCGACGAGCGGCCGCACCCCACCAAGATTCGCCTCGCTGAGGAGGGCTTTCACGCTCCCCTTGACCTGGTGGACGGCGCGGCGCGGGTCTACGACCCGATCGTGCGCGGCGAGGCCGGCGAAGACCTGTGCGGTGTCTTCTTGAAGGACTACCAGCCCGGCGCCTGGTAGCGGCGCACCTCCACACGTCTAGGTTTCGAGCCAGTGCAGTGAACGGCCGTGAGGCTGGGTGAAGTCGAGGGGTTCGCCGTCGAGGGCGAGCACAAAGTCGGATGCCGCGGTGGGCAGGGCGCCGGCCATCGCGGACAGTAGTTCCGCTATTCCCGGAACCACGCCCTGACTTTCATTTGAGAGCCAGTGAACGGGCAGTGCCGCGAGTTGCTCCCTGAAGCGTCGCTTCGCCTCATCGTCGAGGTAGAGCAGCACGGCCGTATGGAATACGACGATTGTGGCGTGGGCCGGGGCCCGCGCCACCAGCGCGGCAAGCTGTTCGTTGAGGTCTCCGCGCACGATCTCCACCGTTTCTCGGCGCGCCAGCTCGATCGCCGCCCGCAGTCGCAGTCGACGGTCCTCGTGCTCCGGCCAGATCAGTGCCTCGAGCCACTCCACATCCTCGGCCGAATGAACGTCGAGGGGGTTCAGATCTATGCCGGCCCGCCACACGACCTCGGGTAGGCGCGGCGGAATCGGGACCGCGCCGGAGACCGAACACTCGAGCACCACCGAACTTGGTCCGCGTGCGGGGTGCAGAAGGCGCTCGCTGCCGTCGTCAGAGCGGTACCGGTAGCTGTATCGGTCGGGGTGCAGGCAGAGACCAGCGGATGCGCCCACCTCGATGAGCGCGAGCGGCCCGGACAGGGCAGCGAGCGCCGGCAGCAGTGTGGCGCACCGCCCCGCCTCATTGGTCTGCGTGTCATGGGTGAGGCAGACAGCCTCCACCTCGAGCCAGTGAGCGGAAAGGAACCCCGCGAACTCGACATACGATGCGGGTGCGGCACCGCAGAACCGCGCCGCACTGAAGACCAGAGTGGGGTGCCGTTTCGACGCGGGCAAGCGATCGATGAGCGCAAGGATCCGAGGATCGTCAGCGACCCCGCTGGCCCACTCCACATAACAGGCACTAATCCCCCGTGCTTCGACCTGCGCGAACTGACGGTACCGATCGGGCGTCGACGCCCGAGGATCACTGCTCGTTGTCACGACAACACAGTAGCGACGGCCGAACAGCAATGACGGTTAGGCTTGATATCTATGCAACGGTGCCCGTAACGCCAACGTGTACTTATTATTCGTGAATTGAAATGGAGAACCTGTTGCCAGGAGAAAACCTCACCCGCGTCGAAGCTCAGGAGCGCGCCGCGATCGTCAGCGTGCACAACTACGACGTAACGCTCGATCTCACGACCGGCCCGGAACTTTTTGCCGCCACCACCACCGTCACGTTCGCAGCAACGCCGGGGGCGTCCACCTTCATTGATGCGATCACCCGCACAGTGCACAGCGTCACCCTCAACGGTGTGGCCCTTGATCCCGCCGTCGTCAGCGACGGCATCCGCATTCAGCTTGACGATCTCGCCGCAGAGAACGAGTTGACCGTTGTTGCCGACGCTATTTACACCAACACCGGCGAGGGCCTGCACCGCTTCGTCGACCCCGTCGATAACGAGGTCTACCTCTACAGCCAGTTCGAGGTTCCCGACTCGCGCCGCGTATTCGCCGTCTTCGAGCAGCCGAACCTGAAGGCCACGTTCACGTTCACCGTGACGGCCCCCGAGGCCTGGCAGGTCATCTCCAACTCCACCACGCCCGAGCCGACACCGGCCGGCGACGGCAAGGCCACCTGGGCTTTCGCTCCCACGCACACCATTTCGAGCTACATCACGGCCCTCGTGGCCGGCCCGTACGCCGTGGTACGCAGCGAGCTCACGTCGAGTGACGGACGCATCATTCCCCTCGGCGTGTTCAGCCGCAAGAGCCTCTCGGAGTACCTGGACGCCGATTACATCATCGAGAAGACCACTCAGGGCTTCGCCTACTTTGAAGAGAAGTTCGGTTTTCCGTACCCCTTCGACAAGTACGACCAGATGTTCGTTCCGGAGTTCAATGCGGGCGCGATGGAAAATGCGGGCGCCGTGACGTTCACCGAGACGTACATCTTCCGTTCCAAGGTCACCGACGCCATCAAGGAACGCCGGGTCGTCACCATTCTGCACGAGCTCGCTCATATGTGGTTCGGCGACCTCGTCACCATGACCTGGTGGAACGACCTGTGGCTCAACGAGAGCTTTGCCGAGTGGGCATCCACCATCGCCACCGCCGAAGCCACCGAGTGGCACGAGGCGTGGACCACCTTCGCCGTCATGGAGAAGAGCTGGGCCTACAAGCAGGACCAGCTGCCCTCCACGCACCCCGTGGTCGCCACCATTCGCGACCTTGACGACGTGCTGGTGAACTTCGACGGCATCACCTACGCCAAGGGTGGCTCCGTTTTGAAGCAGCTCGCCGCCTGGGTGGGCATCGAGGCCTTCTTCACCGGCGTCGGCTCCTATTTTCAGAAGCACCAGTGGGGCAACACCGAGCTCCGCGATCTGCTCGTTGAGCTCGAAGCCGCCAGCGGCCGTGACCTCACCGAGTGGGCCCAGCTCTGGCTCGAGACCGCCGGCGTCAACACCCTGCGCCCCGAGATCACGGTCGACGCCGAGGGAACCATCACGGGCTTCGCCGTGCTGCAGACCGCAACCGCCGACTACCCCACCATTCGCCCGCACCGCCTCGCCATTGGGTTCTACAACCGTGATGCCGCGGCCAAGCTCGTGCGCACACATCGTGTTGAGCTCGACGTCGATGGTGCGCGAACGGATGTCGCCGAGCTCGTTGGTCAGGCCCGTCCCGACCTCGTGTTGCTCAACGACGACGACCTCACCTACGCCAAGGTGCGTCTGGACGAGGCCTCGCAGGCCGTTGCACTGCAGCACCTGGCCGCAATCGAGAGCCCGCTGGCTCGTGCGATCGTGTGGGGTTCCGTCTGGGACGCTACCCGCGATGCCGAGACCTCGGCGCGTGACTTCGTGCGTCTGGTTCTGAACAACGTGGAGACAGAGACCGAGTCGACGACACTGCGCACCGTTGTGGGGCAGCTGGTGCTCACGGCGTCGTCCTATGTGGCCGAAGAGCACCGCGCCCAGGTCACCACCGAGGTGGCCGACGGCCTGTGGGCCCTGGCCGCGGGAGCCGCTGCCGGAAGCGACGCCCAGTTCCAGTTCGTGAAGTTCTTTGCGTCTGTTGCCGAGACCGAGGAACAGCTGGCACACATTGCCGGTCTGCGCTCCGGCGCCGAGACGCTGGCTGGCCTCACGATCGACACCGATCTGGCGTGGGAACTCCTCATTGCTCTGGTCGCCGGAGGCAAGGCCGTGGCGGCGGAGATCGATGCGGCCCTCGCGAGCGATAACACCGCAACGGGTGCCCAGTCGGCCGCTCTGGCCCGAGCAGCGGTTCCCACCGCGGAAGCCAAGCTCGCCGCCTGGTCCTCGCTCATTGATGTGGATACCGCAGCGACGACAATCGTGCGCACAACGGCCGCTGGATTCCTGCGGGTGAACGATCCGTCGCTTCTGGCGCCGTTCCAGGAGAAGTACTTCGACATGCTGCAGTCGGTTTGGGAGGCACGCAGCTTCTCGATCGGTGAGAAGCTCGTGATCGGTCTCTACCCGTCACCGCTTAACAACCAGGCTCTCGCCGATGCCACGCACGCGTGGCTGGCCGCGAACGCCGAGCCGGCCGCACTGCGCCGCCTCGTCGTGGAGAACCTGGCCGGAGTGGAGCGTTCACTCGCCGTGCAGGCCCGCGACGCGCAGTAGCACCATCGCACTGTAGTTCCATCGCACTGTAGTTCCATCGCACTGTAGCTCCGTCGACGAACGACGTAGCTGAAAAGATACGCCCCGGTTCACGCCGGGGCGTATCTGTTTTCTCAGCCGGCACGCACACTCAGGGTTCACCTGAGAGCGTCTGCGTAGACTCGGATCACTATGGATACATTCTGGGCCGCCGTGGCCACCTTCCTTTCCAGCGATATCTGGATGGAGACGTGGCAAAACCTCTTACAAATCCTCTTCATCGTCCTGATCGCCTTTGCGGTGCGCTGGGTGCTCCAGTTCGTGATCCGTCGTGTCGTTCAGCAGATCGTGTCCGGTGTGAAAAAGACCCAGAAGGTTGATGACACCCAGGCGCTCAGTGTTTCTCCACTGGCCGCCGTGCGGGTCGTTCAACGGTCACGAACTCTGGGCTCCGTGCTGGCCAACATCGTGAACGTCTTCATTCTCATCACGGCCATCCTGATGATCGTGCAGACCCTGAACGAGAACATTCTCGGGTCGTTCGCCCTGCTGACAGCCGCGATCGGTGCCGGCCTTGGTTTCGGTGCGCAGAACATTGTCAAAGACATCTTGAACGGCCTCTTCATGGTTGTCGAGGACCAAATCGGGGTAGGCGACATTGTCGACGTGGGATTCGCCACCGGCATCGTGGAATCCGTGGGAATTCGAATCACCCAGATTCGTGATCTTGACGGCACACTCTGGTTCGTGCGAAACGGCGAGATTCTGCGGGTGGGAAACATGTCACAGGGCTGGGCCCGTGTCATCATCGACCTCGCAATTCCCTACAGTTCCAATGTGGAGGCCGTGCAGTCCGAACTGCTGCGGGTGGCTACTGCACTCGCCTCAAGCCGCAAATGGAGAGCCTACATCCTCGAGAAACCCGAGATCTGGGGGCTTGAATCCATCACCGCCGAGGCCCTGGTGACGCGGCTCGCCGTCAAGACTCGGGTGGCCGTCAAGTGGGACTTCGCCCGTGACCTGCGACTGCACCTGAAGAAGGCTCTGGATGGCGTGGGCGTGTCACTCACCCCCCTCAACAGTGTGGTCATGACCGGCCCGGACGGAACTCTCGGTGGCACGGAGTTGTATGAGGCTTCGACAGTGGATGCCGCTGCGGAAGCCGCCGCCGCCGTGCCCGATGCTGTTGTGGATGCTCGCACCGCCCCTGTTCCGGTGAAGCGCACCACACGGGCGCCACGAAAGCCCCGAGTCAAGGCCGCCGAGAGCCCGCTTGATGGCGTCGAGCCGAAAGCATCCGAGATACCCATCATCCACACCGCACCAGACCCGGAGACCCGCGATGACAAATGAACCAGCCGGAGTGCACCTTCGTAGTGAAGAGAACGGCGCAGCCGTGATTCCCACGTTCTATGACGAGGTGGGAGGGCGAGCCTTCTTCGAAAAACTCGTGCACGAGTTTTACCGAGGAATTGCGGCGGACCCGGTGCTCAAGCCGATGTACCCCGAAGATGACCTGGGACCGGCCGAAGAGCGTCTGGTGATGTTTCTCGAGCAGTTCTGGGGCGGCCCGGGCACGTACAGCCAGCAGCGCGGACACCCGCGGTTGCGGCTGCGACACCAGGGCTTCAAGGTCAATCCCGATGCGCGGGACCGCTGGCTCGGTCACATGAAGGTTGCCGTCGACTCCTGCGACCTGCCGCCGCTGCAGCGCGAGACACTCTGGGACTACCTCGACCGCGCGGCGCACGCCATGGTCAACACGTTCGACGACTAGCGTTACCGAACGCTGTCGCCGACCCGTGTGGAGGGTACGCCGCGCACCGCGCCGGTGGCGCTAGACGCTGACCTCGGAGAGGGCGCTGGCTGCAATGATGGCCCCTGCGCTTTCGATGCCCATCCGGATGGCACCGTCCACATGCTGGTAGCCGTGTCCGGCGAGGTCACTGCAGGAGAATGACAGCGGGCCCACCGGAGTGCGCAGGTCGGCGCCGTACCGGGCGAGACCACCGAGGTCGAAACTCGCGGCATAGGCGCCGCGGGTCCACTCT
This sequence is a window from Cryobacterium sp. CG_9.6. Protein-coding genes within it:
- a CDS encoding SDR family oxidoreductase; this encodes MATTLRVLASLSNIDPEDPDFVTVRQATAKMFKSVKIARRGEKRAAIKDADREVIAATATGAPTRIDDETRGAQLSLGTTAATAGELLVPRACYICKQKYTLVDAFYHQLCPSCALMSHAKRDARTDLTGKRALLTGGRAKIGMYIALRLLRDGAHTTVTTRFPRDAVRRFAAMPDASDWLHRLRIVGIDLRDPAQVIALADSVAASGPLDILINNAAQTVRRSRGSYSPLVEAEDSPLPDGPLPEIVSFGHTNDAHPLALAASVSGHPLLAAAAGTGALTADDLTRLALAPGSSSLERLAAGTAIDAGGLVPDLHEVNSWTANVQDVDPLEMLEVQLCNTTAPFLLVSRLRASLAASTARRTYIVNVSAMEGVFGRGYKGPGHPHTNMAKAALNMLTRTSAKEMLDDGILMTSVDTGWITDERPHPTKIRLAEEGFHAPLDLVDGAARVYDPIVRGEAGEDLCGVFLKDYQPGAW
- a CDS encoding DUF2332 domain-containing protein, whose translation is MTTSSDPRASTPDRYRQFAQVEARGISACYVEWASGVADDPRILALIDRLPASKRHPTLVFSAARFCGAAPASYVEFAGFLSAHWLEVEAVCLTHDTQTNEAGRCATLLPALAALSGPLALIEVGASAGLCLHPDRYSYRYRSDDGSERLLHPARGPSSVVLECSVSGAVPIPPRLPEVVWRAGIDLNPLDVHSAEDVEWLEALIWPEHEDRRLRLRAAIELARRETVEIVRGDLNEQLAALVARAPAHATIVVFHTAVLLYLDDEAKRRFREQLAALPVHWLSNESQGVVPGIAELLSAMAGALPTAASDFVLALDGEPLDFTQPHGRSLHWLET
- the pepN gene encoding aminopeptidase N → MPGENLTRVEAQERAAIVSVHNYDVTLDLTTGPELFAATTTVTFAATPGASTFIDAITRTVHSVTLNGVALDPAVVSDGIRIQLDDLAAENELTVVADAIYTNTGEGLHRFVDPVDNEVYLYSQFEVPDSRRVFAVFEQPNLKATFTFTVTAPEAWQVISNSTTPEPTPAGDGKATWAFAPTHTISSYITALVAGPYAVVRSELTSSDGRIIPLGVFSRKSLSEYLDADYIIEKTTQGFAYFEEKFGFPYPFDKYDQMFVPEFNAGAMENAGAVTFTETYIFRSKVTDAIKERRVVTILHELAHMWFGDLVTMTWWNDLWLNESFAEWASTIATAEATEWHEAWTTFAVMEKSWAYKQDQLPSTHPVVATIRDLDDVLVNFDGITYAKGGSVLKQLAAWVGIEAFFTGVGSYFQKHQWGNTELRDLLVELEAASGRDLTEWAQLWLETAGVNTLRPEITVDAEGTITGFAVLQTATADYPTIRPHRLAIGFYNRDAAAKLVRTHRVELDVDGARTDVAELVGQARPDLVLLNDDDLTYAKVRLDEASQAVALQHLAAIESPLARAIVWGSVWDATRDAETSARDFVRLVLNNVETETESTTLRTVVGQLVLTASSYVAEEHRAQVTTEVADGLWALAAGAAAGSDAQFQFVKFFASVAETEEQLAHIAGLRSGAETLAGLTIDTDLAWELLIALVAGGKAVAAEIDAALASDNTATGAQSAALARAAVPTAEAKLAAWSSLIDVDTAATTIVRTTAAGFLRVNDPSLLAPFQEKYFDMLQSVWEARSFSIGEKLVIGLYPSPLNNQALADATHAWLAANAEPAALRRLVVENLAGVERSLAVQARDAQ
- a CDS encoding mechanosensitive ion channel domain-containing protein, yielding METWQNLLQILFIVLIAFAVRWVLQFVIRRVVQQIVSGVKKTQKVDDTQALSVSPLAAVRVVQRSRTLGSVLANIVNVFILITAILMIVQTLNENILGSFALLTAAIGAGLGFGAQNIVKDILNGLFMVVEDQIGVGDIVDVGFATGIVESVGIRITQIRDLDGTLWFVRNGEILRVGNMSQGWARVIIDLAIPYSSNVEAVQSELLRVATALASSRKWRAYILEKPEIWGLESITAEALVTRLAVKTRVAVKWDFARDLRLHLKKALDGVGVSLTPLNSVVMTGPDGTLGGTELYEASTVDAAAEAAAAVPDAVVDARTAPVPVKRTTRAPRKPRVKAAESPLDGVEPKASEIPIIHTAPDPETRDDK
- a CDS encoding globin → MTNEPAGVHLRSEENGAAVIPTFYDEVGGRAFFEKLVHEFYRGIAADPVLKPMYPEDDLGPAEERLVMFLEQFWGGPGTYSQQRGHPRLRLRHQGFKVNPDARDRWLGHMKVAVDSCDLPPLQRETLWDYLDRAAHAMVNTFDD